GACATTTTCTGGTTGAATTCTGATTCTTTGGCCGAATAAAGAGTCTGATTTGCTTTATATTTGTTGTTCTCTGGGCTAATAAGAAAAAAATAACCCGGGAGTAATAAAATAAAAAAAAGTAAAAAGACTAAAACCCCAAAATGTTTTTTATAAAATGGTATATTCTTTTTTTGTTCTTCGGTGACGGTTGTTTCCATATCTTATTTTTATTATTGCGGTTGAGTATTGTTGTCGGCATTACCCACCTTTTCAATCACAGAGTGGGGAACAATAAAACTTATACTAAAAGACACACCGGGATCACCTGGCTGTTCTGTTTTTTCAAAGGTCAGATTGGTCAATTTTACATCTTGGTAAATCGGGCTGGAATTTAAAACTACTAGCTCTTCTGCCATGGAGCGCAAGTTTAGAGCTTTGCCGCCGAGATCAACACCGCCGAGGTCAGTCACCGATAAACCCGTAAAATAAACGTTGCCAGCTGTATGATTTTCCAGGGTGGGGAAAAACTGACTCCAGTAGACATGATTCTTGAAAACATTGTTCAGATTATTAAACTGCTGGGAAAGACTACCATAATCTTTTATCTCTGATTCAAATTCGGTTATTTTTTTATCTATCAATATGAGTTTTTCTTTAAGCAGATTTATATCCTCATTGTAGCGCTTATTTTTGCTCTCAAAATAGATATAGGGAGAAAAAACAACTAACAAGCTGATAATAAAAATAAAAAAATAGCTCCAAATAATCTGGGTGTCGGTAAACCCCTTGGGGCTGCTGGGGAGTAAGTTCACAACCAATCCTGGCTCATCAGTATTTTTATTGGCAGACTTGACCTCATTGAAACCACCAATTTCTTTCTTGACCTGGACCACCTTGGTGGAAGGAATAATTTTGGCGGGAGGAGAATAAGTGCTTACTGGAGAATGGGTCGGGGCAGCGGGTGTTGTTTTTGGGGGCTGAATTTTGACCTCATTCACGGCGACAACTGACGATTCTTTTGGGCTTTTTAATTTCTTCTTAAATAGACGACCAAAAAAAGACGGCTTGGGTGTCTTTGGCTTGCCAACAACATGCGAAGGTTGCGTGTTGGCTATAATTTTTTTGCCATCATCTTTTGCGGGCATATGAAGACCGGGGCTTACTGGGTCCTTTTTGGGACTGTGGT
The Candidatus Kuenenbacteria bacterium genome window above contains:
- a CDS encoding PilN domain-containing protein; translation: MFDHPKNNNDKDEGINFLPGELQQARHHSPKKDPVSPGLHMPAKDDGKKIIANTQPSHVVGKPKTPKPSFFGRLFKKKLKSPKESSVVAVNEVKIQPPKTTPAAPTHSPVSTYSPPAKIIPSTKVVQVKKEIGGFNEVKSANKNTDEPGLVVNLLPSSPKGFTDTQIIWSYFFIFIISLLVVFSPYIYFESKNKRYNEDINLLKEKLILIDKKITEFESEIKDYGSLSQQFNNLNNVFKNHVYWSQFFPTLENHTAGNVYFTGLSVTDLGGVDLGGKALNLRSMAEELVVLNSSPIYQDVKLTNLTFEKTEQPGDPGVSFSISFIVPHSVIEKVGNADNNTQPQ